Genomic segment of Oncorhynchus nerka isolate Pitt River linkage group LG10, Oner_Uvic_2.0, whole genome shotgun sequence:
CAATAATACCATTAGTGCCTCAGGTTGTAAAAGCAAGATTTGTCTCGATAAAATCGTCAATGCTCTGCGTTTGAGCCAAACTATATGGTCTTTATTTAGCCTTCTAAGGCTGATGAAAATCAACTTCTTGACACAAGCCACCATCAATCTGAATGCCTCTGTGGCCTCTGTGCTCCCTTGATCTAGATAATCTCCCAGCGAATGGAAGAGAAAAAGTCCCTCTTTCCCATGTTACTGAATCCCTTGTTTCCATGGGTATGAAAAGAATTGAGGCTTTAATAACAAAACGTTCTGCGGTGAGGCCGTAGGTAAAAGGTGAAGGAGACAGACTCTGACAACAAAGACAAAGAAAAGACCTTTCACTGTATTGTCCTGCGTCCCTGAATCTGACCTTGCCAGGTCATCCATTTTGGGCTTGATAAGAAAACACATAACACAATGATAACTGTAATGCTGTTATTGGGCTATTGTTAGAAGTAAAAAAAGACAAAGTGTTCAATCATGCATGAGAGAGGATCACCATTAACAAACAGAAGGTGGATAACAACCACTTGAGGGAAAAAGGAGTGATAATGGGAGTCTCGATGTGACACAGGTAAGTGCCAAAATTATTTATTTGGGCAGTTATCTGTATGTTGTGTCACAGAGCATTAAAGCATAACCATCTCCTAaagacacaacaatacacacatgcacactcacacagcGACACATTCCAACACACAGagacgaatcaaatcaaatcgttatttgtcacatgtttcGTAAACAGCAGGTGTaagtagactaacagtgaagtgcttaatttcaggcccttcccaacaacgcagagagaaagaaaatagacaaaagtaaaacacgtaataataaaagtaataataaatacacaataagtaatgataacttggctatatacacacacgaggtaccagtactgagttatgtgcaggggtacgagccccgtcaatgtgaatgagagcgtgctcggccctctgtttcctgtagttcacgatcAGCTCCCTTGTCTTGCTGATGCTGAGGGAGGAATTCTGTTCTAgcaacacactgccaggtctctgacctcccgaTAGGCTCATTGTCgatggtgatcaggcctaccagcaTTGTCAGTAAACTTAATGAAAGTGTTGGAGTTGTGCGTAGCCACACAGTCATAGATGAAcctggagtacaggaggggactaagcaagtACACTTGAGGGACCCCTGTGGTGTTtagaaggtgtttagtcccagtgtccttaacttagtgatgagcttggagggcactatggttttgaacgctgatctgtagtcaatgaacagcattctgacaaaggtgttccttttgtccaggtgggaaagggcaggttggagtgcaaaagagattgcgtcatttgtggatctgttgaggcagtatgcgaattggagcgggtccagggtgtctgaaatgatggtgttgatgtgagccatgaccagcctttcaaaacatttcatggctacagatgtgagtgctacggggtgatagtcatttagacaggttaccttggcgttcttgggtacagggactatggtggtctgtagGTATTACATGTAGGTAAATAAAAGTTCAGTGAAGActcttgccagctggtcagcgcattcTCTGAGTATGAGTCGTAGTAATccgaatgttaacctgtttaaaggtcttactcatatcggctacagagagcgtgatcatacagtcgtccgaaacagctggtgcactcatgcatggttcagtattacttgccttgaagcgagcatagaaggtatttagctcctctggtaggctcacgtcactgggcagctcacggctgggtttcAGTTTGTAGTTCATgacagtttgcaagccctgccacatccaacgagcatcaGATCCAGTAGAGTAgcatcctgtattgatgctttgcctgtttgatggttcattggagggcatagtgggatttatTTTAAGCATCCAGATTAGTGTgacgctccttgaaagtggcagctctagcctttagctgagtgcggatgttgcctgtaatccattgcttctgAATGGGATATGTATGCACGGTCACTATGGGGACAACTTTGTTACAcctattaatgaagccggtgactgatgtggtaaacaccTTAaagccatcggatgaatcccggaacatattccagtctgcactagcgaaacagtcctgtagcttagcttccgcttcatcggaccacttgtATATTGAGtgcatcactggtacttcctgtgaATTTTTGCTTGTAACCTGGAATccggaggatagagttatggtcagatttgccaaatagagggcgagggagagctttgtatgcgtttctgtgtgtggagtgaaggtgAAGTTTTTTTGCCTCTAATTGCACATGTGACAGGCTGGAAGAAACTAGGTAAGACAGATTTCAGTTTTTCTGCATTAAAATCAATAGCCACAAAGCtcgccacttctggatgagcattttttatttgcttatggccctacacagctcgttgagtgccatCTTAGTGTCAGGATCGGTTTGTGgttgtaaatagacagctacaaaaaatatagatgaaactCTCTTGGTATGGGGTACAGCTTATCACGAGATTCGAAATCAGGGGAGCAGAACCTCGAGACTTTCTTAATGTTAgagatcgcgcaccagctgttgttaacaaagagacacacctTCTCCCTTGAGCTTTCCCGACGCTtccgttctgtcctgccgatggatACTAACTAGatctatattatccatgtccaTGTGCACTCAAGACGCTGTGAAACATAcaatattacagttcttcaggtcccgttgataggatagtctcgaacggagctcgTCCAGTTTGTTCTCCTGTGATTGTATGTTCTCCTGTGATTGTATGTTCACCAATATAACAGAGGGTAGAAGAGGTTTATGTACTCGCTGACGTATTTTCGCCAGGGCCTGGTCCATTGTGAAAAGTATGTCCTGCGCCaccgactcgttgaagtagaaataTTCATCCAAATCGAGGTCAGTGATTGCTGTTCTGATGCTCAttagctcttttcggtcataggagACAATGGCGGAAACATCATTTCCAAAAACAGTTAAGATCAGCCCaaaataaaacacccaaaatagcagaattggtcaggagccTGTAAAACGTCTGCTATACAGCACCATTCTCAATGTACAGAGATCCCCTGACccatacacaagcacacacaagcacacacacacacacacacacacacacacacacacacacacacacacacacacacacacacacacacacacacacacacacacacacacacaccttagctGCAATCAccttctctctgtgtggtgttatccCGTTCTGTACCACCTCTGCAGGTCCATCCGTCTGCTCCTGGGAATCCCGTCGACCCCTGGGCTGCCCCTGGGCCTCATTCTCCCAGCGGGCAAAGCCTTTGCTCTTGGAGGCCTTCCTGTGTGGTCGGTATCTCATCTTGGGGAAGGTGTGGGAGCTCCCGTCCCCAGCACCCCACGTGTGCTCTGGCCACAGAGGCTCTGTCTGTGTGGCCTGGCTGGTGGTGGCCCGTTGCAGACGCACAGAGATCCGCTGGGCCGAGCCAGTCATCAGGGTGATTGACTTATGCTCCAGGTCAGAACCGCCAGGTGTCACCGAGGGGAACTCAAACACTTCGTCCTCATCTGCAGGGAGGACAATATGACAGGAATGAAATACACTGACCAACCATCATAGTTGAAACGCTGTTGGTTACAGTATATCACTAAAGTGTTGCTGTACCTTTGCAGGTGGGCATGGTGGGGCTGCTGGGTAGAGAGCTGTGGGTCAAGCCCCCAGGTGAGACACTTCGCAGAGAGGTGGAGCGTGGCAGCTTCCTACAGGCCAGTACCAACAGCTCCCTGCACTGCTTATGGCAGTTCACCCCACAATCTGAAACAGAACATATAACAGTGCTATCAGACCATGGCCCTCACAGTGCATGTATAATGTAAAATCCCAAATGTCTTAAATGTGCAGTTCTCCGAATAATAGAAAACAGGCCAATAAATATGCGCACAGTCCATAGAACCTACCCTTACACTTGTATCCCTGTTTGATTATTCCCCAGAGCTAAGAGCAACAAGTCCAGAGGGGCAGGAATTGGAGGGAGTGGGAAAAAGACAAAGGAATGTTAGAATTTGTAATGGTGGAAGCATATTCAGTGTAAACCATTGTGTAATAAACAGGATACAATCTCTCACAACACCCTTCCTgtaaactctgtgtgtgtgtgtgtgtgtgtgtgtgtgtgtgtgttcatttttGAATAGGAGGACTTCTCTGTAGAAATTCTCCTTTATTTTCACTGATGCCTAAAACAACACAAAATAGAAAGATAGAGGGAACATAATTTGTGTACATATTTTGACACGCAACAATAACTTTACTGTCACGTAAGATGTGCATCCTTTCATTGTTGACTATGTGAGTGGTGGCATTACCATATAAAATCACATTATTGTTCCGTCGACATGATTCAGTGTCGTTTTTATCAACTTTAATAAACCAATGTATCCTGCAGTCATGTCAACATATTGCATCTCTGTATTTCTAATCCCTCTATGCACTGTGAATCATCTCTGTATTTCTAATCCCTCTATGCACTGTGAATCATCTCTGTATTTCTAATCCCTCTATGCACTGTGAATCATCTCTGTATTTCTAATCCCTCTATGCACTGTGAATCATCTCTGTATTTCTAATCCCTCTATGCACTGTGAATCATCTCTGTATTTCTAATCCTCTATGCACTGTGAATCATCTCTGCTAACTGTGAATCATCTCTGTATTTCTAATCCCTCTATGCACTGTGAATCATCTCTGTATTTCTAATCCCTCTATGCACTGTGAATCATCTCTGTATTTCTAATCCCTCTATGCACTGTGAATCATCTCTGTATTTCTAATCTCTCTATGCACTGTGAATCCTCTCTGTCTCAGAAGGTCATTAATCAACTTCGTCAAGGAGTAAAGATAGACATCTTCTCTCAGCATTGAATGACTCTTGATGATGGCAGTATATTGCTGACATAAACAATCAGAAAGCATTATACTTTTCTTCCAACCAAAAGTGTGCTGTCTCTCTGAGCATAAACAGTTAGTTTATATTAGTGTGTATTACAAAGTGCACAGTATACATACGAATCCAGCACAGTGCTCGCAGAAGGTGGGCTTCAGATACGTCATCTCTGTAAAGTTGTGGATAAAGCCAGGGCCCATTTTATACTGGAGCAAGGGGTTGGCCCTCAGGAAGTAAGCCATCATCTCATCCTTACTAATCAGACCATCCCTGTAGaagaggagcgagaaagagagacatagacagagagaaaaatacagataagagaATGATCAGATGGAGAGAATGACAGCTCCTGTTATGCAAACATTACAGTAACTTCCATCCCTTCTTTCTGTTTTATCCAGACAGGAAGAGATCTACAACAGTGCTCTAGATTAGACACCCAGGTGGTTTGTGACAACTCCAGCCCCTGCAtatctccagtctccctcctatGGAGCACAGCCTCCCAGACCTATTTTCTGAGTCATGGAGCTGCTCAGGCGAGCTGAAATGTGATTTGAAGCGTTCCAGTGAACAGATGAACCGCCCAGGACACGAGGGCAGAGCACTGTGTGTGGCACTGTGTGTCTTTCACGGGCTGCCATAACCTTCACCTCCCCCCTCCTCAAACCATGGCGACAAAGCACCACTCCCAGTCAAGACAGGGCAAGGCTAAAAGCAGATATGACTCTGTTGTGACTTCACAGGGTTTTCCTGCAGATTTACGAGAGGATGTTTGACATTACCAATGACCTCATTTTCACTGTAGCTTTGTGTGGTGAAACATGGTTGTTGATGGCCAGTTACTGTATCTCGCTGTGAAATGTTTAGAATACCCAAAATTGCAGTCTTATTGCATCTTGAATGCTTGAAGCTGCATTAAAGGCAAATGTGTGgaatgtgcgtgtgtatgtgcgtgcgcaTGTGTGAGTGAGAAATAGGGAGAGGGTGTTTGTTGGTGACAGAAAGAGGGAAAtcgaagaggaggatgaggtggCTTAGTTGCGACACCTCTGAACCCGTCATATTTCAAATGTTAGACAGGGTCACTCACTGGTCCTTGTCCAACACACAGAAGGAGTCCAAGAAAGGAAAGTTGGCAGCAATACTCTCAAAGTCCTCCTGAGAGATGTAGCCATCATGGTCATGGTCGTAGTTCCTGAATACAGACTTCCCAGAAAAAGACATGAACAAAATACTGTAAGTGATTTACAAGCACCAGtcttttttttttattcataTTTTAGTAATTGTTGGTTTATATACCTACTCAATATTTGGTATTGTGACAGAAAAAGCCACTGACTGATTCTTGAAATAATGTATGAGATATTTATGGACGGGTTACCCATCCTGTAGATAGTAACATTTTCAAGCGTTCAGACCACAGCCAAGCTATGTCCTCCTGGACTTTATTCAAGAGAAGACACAGATCAGTTACTGTAATGGAAACAACTCACATCCACCACCTTCCTGATGTGCTTGTTCACCACATTGGGGTCAGGTTTGGTTGTCACACCTGACGCCCAGTCCAGAGGGGCCATTGGCTTGTTGGGGGTTGTCGGAGAGGTAGGCTGTGGGGATTGAAAAGATAGAGAGTTAATATAGGAACTCTCAGGTATACTGTATTATTTCTATTTTCATACTTTTCCCCCATGTTTTCTAATAACTACAGCTCCAACAATGCAGACTATAAACCACAACAAGAAGTCTCACCAAAGACTTTGGGTTACGTGGTTCCCTTAGTAAGGATAGCTCATATATTTCATCTTCGGTGTAGTACAGGtctagagagagctggaggaaaTAGTTTATGATTAAACATGAAAATACATTCAGCCTTTCTGCAATAACAAACACATTTATAATCATGTTACTCTTTTGTACGATCCCACAAAACTGATTGAGTGACAGAACGATAAAACAAGTCAATTTCCTGTTGACGGGGAACCCTTTTAGGGCGGGACACTCACGGTGAGCAGGTAGATGAGGTCCATGTTGGGCTCCACCTGGGCTGCGGCACTCTGCAGGGACACCAGCTCGTTGAAGGTGAGGTAGAGCTGGTGCATCTTTACGATGTTCACCTTGTCGTCATCCACCCAGTCGGAGAAGACCACGTGCACGGCGATCAGGTCCTTCAGGTGGACTCCCAGGATGGGGACCTTGAAGCCTTCGGAGTCTGTGAACGCCTTGCGGTAAGCACAGTAGTTCCCATTGGAGGAGACCAGCTCCGTCATCTCATTCCAGATCTGACGTTGAGAGGGGTAAGATGTCAAGAAGTGAGGACAGCATAGTTATTAGGGTAATAACCATTACAGCTGACATAACGTGTCATAACCGGTCATAACACTATCACAACCCATATATTACCCCTGCTATCACAacccatatatttacacctgttgtgacatatattgtgttattttaaggctggttatgacacctacataagagtgccAAACCCCACATttattcaaatgtgttttttCCCCTGACAAAAAGTTTCCTTTCATTTGAAAGTTTGTTTCTTAaaccttttgttgttgttgtagtaatgAATTCTTTAGAGtcatgttttttcccctcatatcTTAATAAATAACttgtagaaaatacactttatgacactcaTGGAGCCtcatgaccatcctgtgtcactttacttggactaagaaactacactttatgacactgtcaagaagcattatgaccatcagaatcatataagccagatagACCTGTCACGTACATGCCCTTatatcagtcatcagtcaaaaGGTGGGTGAATTCTCCTGCTCccgcattcatcccagtcatcagcaacagagcattggggtaCGTGCATTTCTGACATCAATGTATGCGCAATTACAATGAGAACTTAATATGGTCAATTAAAGAAACATATATAACATAAGTATACTGTTGACACGCaggctatggtgtaatggaatAGTTTTGCCTTGTGTTTTGTGGGTTGTGACACTTATATGTAGgtatcataaccagccataaaataacgcaaTATGTGTCACAACAGGTTTAAATATATGTGTCATGACAGGCTGTGACAAGTTACGTTGGCTGTTATGACATATAACAGTTATGACGCTgtgtgtcaagtaaagtgttactgaTATTAGATACAGCACcggaaagatacagagagagtgacaTGACAGCAATCGATACAATACAGATGGTATCAAATGCCAGGAAATTAGGACGGTATCAATTCTGTGTGGTGTCCTTTCTGAAACCATCACTACATGGTAGTTGATGAATTGGTCTAAATGTATCCTTAGCAGATGCTAAATGAATACGACCATGATCTAAAGTAAACGAAAAGGTAGAATCACATCAGATGATATTAGTGAGGCTGTGACAGAGCAGAGGCAGGCGTGCATGCTGACCTTGGTGACCTCGGGAGCCAGATGCGAGTGAGTCTCCTTCAGACGAGAGATGGAGCTGTGACTCAGACCTCCCACCACAGCCATCAGCGTATTAAAGTTCTGCAGTTGGAGGAGTTTCTGAAGGACAGAGTGGCATGGAACAaagtggaagagagggagagatagtgagatggagagagggatagatagagcgAGAGCAAATGAGGAAGAGAAATACAAAttacaattttaaaaaacaaacataccTAAAACAACTTTATTCCAATACAGTATCTAAAGCAACATTCACCAACATCAATGAATCTCTCTTTACATCAGGGGAACATGCTGTAACAtcttatttaaaaaatgtcagaAGCTTTGCCTGTAAAAAACTAAAAACAAAGAGCCCTCTTGAGTTGAACAGACTCGCTTCTGCATTAACTGAGAAATTTCCTTCATAAAAGGATATGAGTATGAGTGCTAGTCATTAGTCTTCTGAATAATTCCTTTATATAATTCCTTGTAGATGATAATGGAGGGAGAAGCCCCTGGTATCTGATCAGATTAAGAGGCCCAACAGCATGCATGATGCTTAATGTCACCCCCTGGCCCCCAGCAATTAGACATGGAGAATCGCATGAATCGAGATGAGACAGTGTTATTGCTAGAGGGAAGCCCTGTTCTTACGTCAGATAGCGCAACGATTCCTCCTGCATTGATCCGTCTCGTTTCTCACACAGAGCAAAGGGGATGGATCAAAAGTTATTCAATTACAATGTGCCATCATATCATGACTTTTCAAAAATACTGGGTGCGTTCCAGTTGTAAGGTTACTTGTGtaatgaatcttgtgaa
This window contains:
- the rasgrp3 gene encoding ras guanyl-releasing protein 3 isoform X2 — encoded protein: MGSSTLGKAAPLNTLLDACIQAFDDNGELQSNQLPRTLLLMHRWYVTSKELAGKLLMIYRDCQGDECQRTRLKICYLMRYWITVFPAEFNLDLGLIRLTEEFRDVAAQLGCEEHFKLIDISTIPSYDWMRKLTQRKKQAKKGKASLLFDHLEPMELAEHLTFLEYKSIRRISFTDYQSYVMHGCLVDNPTLERSIALFNGVSQWVQLMVLSKLTPQHRAEVITKYINVAQKLLQLQNFNTLMAVVGGLSHSSISRLKETHSHLAPEVTKIWNEMTELVSSNGNYCAYRKAFTDSEGFKVPILGVHLKDLIAVHVVFSDWVDDDKVNIVKMHQLYLTFNELVSLQSAAAQVEPNMDLIYLLTLSLDLYYTEDEIYELSLLREPRNPKSLPTSPTTPNKPMAPLDWASGVTTKPDPNVVNKHIRKVVDSVFRNYDHDHDGYISQEDFESIAANFPFLDSFCVLDKDQDGLISKDEMMAYFLRANPLLQYKMGPGFIHNFTEMTYLKPTFCEHCAGFLWGIIKQGYKCKDCGVNCHKQCRELLVLACRKLPRSTSLRSVSPGGLTHSSLPSSPTMPTCKDEDEVFEFPSVTPGGSDLEHKSITLMTGSAQRISVRLQRATTSQATQTEPLWPEHTWGAGDGSSHTFPKMRYRPHRKASKSKGFARWENEAQGQPRGRRDSQEQTDGPAEVVQNGITPHREKVIAAKNS
- the rasgrp3 gene encoding ras guanyl-releasing protein 3 isoform X1, translated to MRYWITVFPAEFNLDLGLIRLTEEFRDVAAQLGCEEHFKLIDISTIPSYDWMRKLTQRKKQAKKGKASLLFDHLEPMELAEHLTFLEYKSIRRISFTDYQSYVMHGCLVDNPTLERSIALFNGVSQWVQLMVLSKLTPQHRAEVITKYINVAQKLLQLQNFNTLMAVVGGLSHSSISRLKETHSHLAPEVTKIWNEMTELVSSNGNYCAYRKAFTDSEGFKVPILGVHLKDLIAVHVVFSDWVDDDKVNIVKMHQLYLTFNELVSLQSAAAQVEPNMDLIYLLTLSLDLYYTEDEIYELSLLREPRNPKSLPTSPTTPNKPMAPLDWASGVTTKPDPNVVNKHIRKVVDSVFRNYDHDHDGYISQEDFESIAANFPFLDSFCVLDKDQDGLISKDEMMAYFLRANPLLQYKMGPGFIHNFTEMTYLKPTFCEHCAGFLWGIIKQGYKCKDCGVNCHKQCRELLVLACRKLPRSTSLRSVSPGGLTHSSLPSSPTMPTCKDEDEVFEFPSVTPGGSDLEHKSITLMTGSAQRISVRLQRATTSQATQTEPLWPEHTWGAGDGSSHTFPKMRYRPHRKASKSKGFARWENEAQGQPRGRRDSQEQTDGPAEVVQNGITPHREKNS